The following are encoded in a window of Cycloclasticus pugetii PS-1 genomic DNA:
- a CDS encoding ABC transporter permease, whose protein sequence is MRLKHAFIALKGIIKRELWRFLLQRERFIAALVRPLVWLFVFAAGFRSTLGIAIMPPYETYILYEVYITAGLIGMIQLFNGMQSSLSMVYDREMGSMKTLLVSPLPRWFLLTGKLMAGTFVSILQAYVFLLIAWFYDIQAPWLGYLTLFPALVLAGLMLGALGMLLSSFIKQLENFAGVMNFVIFPMFFMSTALYPLWKIKESSELLHTLASYNPFSQAVELLRFALYGQFNLAAFVYTLVAFIVFLLVAVWGYNPSKGMMVRKAGGPS, encoded by the coding sequence ATGAGGCTTAAGCATGCCTTTATTGCATTGAAAGGTATTATAAAACGAGAGTTGTGGCGATTTTTGCTTCAACGTGAACGTTTTATTGCGGCGTTAGTTAGGCCCTTGGTTTGGTTGTTTGTTTTTGCAGCGGGTTTTCGCTCTACCTTGGGAATTGCGATTATGCCACCGTATGAAACGTACATATTGTATGAGGTGTATATTACTGCTGGTTTGATTGGCATGATTCAACTCTTCAATGGCATGCAAAGTTCCTTATCGATGGTCTATGATCGCGAAATGGGTAGCATGAAAACACTCTTAGTTAGCCCTTTGCCACGTTGGTTTTTACTCACTGGAAAATTAATGGCCGGGACGTTTGTTTCGATCCTTCAAGCGTATGTGTTTTTGCTGATTGCGTGGTTCTATGACATTCAAGCACCATGGCTGGGCTATCTGACTTTATTTCCGGCGTTGGTCCTAGCGGGTTTAATGCTCGGAGCGTTAGGAATGTTGCTGTCGTCTTTTATAAAACAGTTAGAAAACTTTGCAGGGGTGATGAATTTTGTTATTTTTCCAATGTTTTTTATGTCTACGGCGCTTTATCCGTTATGGAAAATTAAAGAATCAAGCGAGTTATTGCATACCTTGGCAAGTTATAATCCGTTTTCACAAGCGGTTGAGTTGCTTCGATTTGCGCTGTATGGGCAGTTTAACCTAGCTGCTTTTGTGTATACCTTAGTGGCGTTTATTGTGTTTTTGTTAGTGGCCGTTTGGGGTTATAACCCATCAAAGGGCATGATGGTAAGAAAAGCTGGTGGACCAAGTTGA
- a CDS encoding ABC transporter ATP-binding protein, protein MSLSLAVKTLSYAYGNTAALSDINFSIAAGECAILLGPNGAGKSTLFSLITHLYDSRSGEISINGFNVKTQACQALANLGVVFQQTTLDMDLSVLQNLYYHASLHGMSRKQASVRVSEELERQGMLARKDEKIRQLNGGHRRRVEIARALLHKPSLLLLDEPTVGLDVSSRKGIVEHVHALCKDDGLSVLWATHLIDEVYPSDKLLVLHQGEIKAQGPVSQVCGGDSTDDISRAFKRLTQGISS, encoded by the coding sequence ATGAGTCTTTCATTAGCTGTTAAAACGCTAAGTTATGCGTATGGAAATACAGCAGCCTTATCGGACATTAATTTTTCAATAGCAGCTGGTGAGTGCGCTATTTTGTTAGGGCCTAATGGTGCGGGCAAGTCGACCTTGTTTTCGTTGATAACGCATTTGTACGACAGTCGTTCCGGTGAAATTAGCATTAATGGGTTTAACGTTAAGACGCAAGCTTGTCAGGCTTTGGCGAATTTAGGGGTGGTGTTTCAGCAAACAACACTAGATATGGATTTAAGTGTTCTGCAAAATCTTTATTATCACGCCTCGTTGCACGGTATGTCGCGTAAACAGGCTTCCGTTCGAGTAAGTGAAGAACTAGAAAGGCAGGGTATGTTGGCGCGTAAAGATGAAAAAATTCGTCAGCTCAATGGCGGGCATCGTCGGCGTGTGGAAATAGCCAGAGCGCTGTTACATAAGCCATCTTTATTGTTATTAGATGAGCCCACTGTTGGTTTGGATGTGTCAAGCCGTAAAGGGATTGTTGAGCACGTGCATGCGTTATGCAAAGATGATGGGTTGTCGGTTCTTTGGGCAACGCATTTGATCGATGAGGTGTATCCGTCTGATAAGTTGCTTGTTTTGCATCAAGGGGAAATCAAAGCACAAGGGCCGGTGAGCCAAGTATGTGGTGGGGACTCTACAGATGACATCTCCCGTGCGTTTAAGCGCTTAACACAGGGGATATCATCATGA
- a CDS encoding PQQ-dependent catabolism-associated beta-propeller protein, which translates to MNKYLFAFLIIFSTVSFADTLYITLEKDNALAVVNGETGQLLQTVPLGQRPRGVAFNNDKTQLYVAASDDDTIQVIDTASLKVVGELPSGDDPELFKIHPNGLWLYVSNEDDNIVTVIDLQTKNVIAEIPVGVEPEGIAVSLDGKWVVNTSETTNMVHWIDPTEQTIKENTLVDSRPRAAEFSVDGQALFVSSEIAGSLSRINVSTKQIVSKVQFEIAGVDKALIQPVGVLAHPNNKFLFVALGPANRVAVLDIETMTVIKYLLVGQRVWNLAFSPDLKRLYTTNGVSNDISIIEVETLTVTKSVRVGRYPWGIAVK; encoded by the coding sequence ATGAATAAATACCTCTTCGCGTTTTTAATAATTTTTTCGACAGTCAGTTTTGCAGATACACTTTATATAACATTAGAAAAAGACAACGCCTTGGCTGTGGTTAACGGTGAAACAGGGCAGTTGTTGCAAACAGTGCCGTTGGGTCAGCGCCCACGTGGTGTAGCCTTCAACAACGATAAAACACAACTCTATGTCGCAGCGAGTGACGATGACACCATTCAGGTTATAGATACCGCAAGCTTAAAGGTGGTGGGTGAGCTGCCATCAGGTGATGACCCGGAATTGTTCAAGATTCACCCTAATGGCCTTTGGTTGTACGTATCTAATGAAGATGACAATATTGTCACAGTGATTGATTTGCAAACAAAGAACGTAATTGCTGAGATCCCGGTTGGCGTGGAACCTGAAGGTATTGCTGTGTCTCTTGATGGAAAGTGGGTAGTTAATACATCTGAAACAACTAATATGGTCCATTGGATTGATCCTACAGAGCAAACGATAAAAGAGAATACCTTGGTCGATTCACGTCCTAGGGCAGCAGAGTTTTCTGTAGACGGTCAAGCGCTGTTTGTAAGCTCTGAAATAGCAGGTTCTTTGTCTCGTATTAATGTGTCGACGAAGCAAATTGTCAGTAAAGTACAGTTTGAAATAGCCGGGGTTGATAAGGCGCTTATTCAACCGGTCGGTGTGTTGGCGCACCCGAATAATAAATTTTTATTTGTTGCGTTGGGTCCTGCGAACCGTGTTGCTGTTTTGGATATTGAAACAATGACGGTCATCAAGTATTTATTAGTTGGCCAGCGGGTATGGAACCTTGCGTTTTCGCCAGACTTAAAGCGGTTGTATACAACTAATGGTGTCAGTAATGACATTTCGATTATTGAGGTGGAAACCTTAACAGTAACAAAATCTGTACGGGTTGGTCGTTACCCTTGGGGTATTGCAGTTAAATAA
- a CDS encoding ABC transporter substrate-binding protein: MNNMVLNKRVVFFLTCLMVMGSNHVLANDVKVSLALLTEKRAVPPALSNLDPILTDEGIQGATLGIKDNNTTGQFTGHHYDLKHIEVPLHADVISAFNLLVEGGYRYILVDVQASTLEKISALAKPKNILLFNVSSTDDRLRNNSCSANIFHIIPSDAMKADALAQWMLKKRWQNWFLVKGNDEEDQRFANAIKRAAKRFGIKIVKEKTWNFDHDARRTAQAEIPVFTQGAEYDVLAVADVKGLFGEYLTMNTWLPRPIIGTQGLVPSAWHRTHERWGAVQMQNRFYKQAGRWMNDVDYSSWLAVRTVGEAVTRANKVEPAEVKKYILSDRFSLAGFKGVKLTFRRWNQQLRQPVLLATPRSIVSVLPLKEFLHPRTYLDTLGYDKLESTCELR, translated from the coding sequence ATGAATAATATGGTATTAAACAAGCGCGTGGTTTTTTTCTTAACTTGCTTAATGGTGATGGGCTCCAATCATGTGCTAGCAAATGATGTTAAGGTGAGTTTGGCCTTGCTTACGGAAAAAAGAGCAGTGCCGCCGGCCTTATCAAACCTTGACCCAATACTAACGGATGAAGGTATTCAAGGAGCCACCTTAGGCATCAAGGATAATAATACCACAGGGCAATTTACAGGACATCATTATGACTTGAAGCACATTGAGGTGCCTCTTCATGCTGATGTAATTAGCGCCTTCAATCTATTGGTAGAAGGAGGTTATCGCTATATCCTCGTCGATGTTCAAGCATCAACACTGGAAAAAATCTCTGCCTTGGCCAAGCCGAAGAATATATTGCTCTTCAATGTTTCATCGACAGATGACAGGCTAAGGAATAACAGTTGTAGTGCAAACATCTTTCATATTATTCCAAGTGATGCTATGAAAGCAGATGCACTTGCTCAATGGATGCTGAAAAAACGCTGGCAAAATTGGTTTTTGGTTAAGGGGAACGATGAAGAAGACCAACGCTTTGCTAATGCTATTAAGCGTGCTGCAAAACGTTTTGGGATAAAAATCGTAAAAGAAAAAACGTGGAATTTTGATCATGATGCTCGTCGCACAGCGCAAGCAGAAATCCCTGTATTTACTCAGGGCGCTGAGTATGATGTTTTAGCGGTAGCGGATGTAAAAGGCTTATTTGGTGAATACTTAACGATGAATACTTGGTTACCTCGACCTATTATTGGCACGCAGGGTTTAGTGCCAAGTGCTTGGCATAGAACCCACGAGCGATGGGGCGCAGTTCAAATGCAAAATAGGTTTTATAAGCAAGCTGGCCGCTGGATGAATGATGTTGATTACTCGTCATGGTTAGCCGTTCGTACGGTAGGTGAGGCGGTGACACGAGCCAATAAAGTGGAGCCAGCTGAAGTAAAAAAATATATCCTCAGTGATCGTTTTAGTTTGGCCGGTTTTAAAGGTGTAAAGCTTACATTTAGGCGTTGGAATCAACAGTTACGTCAGCCTGTTTTATTGGCAACGCCACGCTCAATTGTCTCGGTATTGCCGCTTAAAGAGTTTTTACACCCGCGGACTTATTTAGATACGCTAGGGTATGATAAGCTCGAATCAACATGTGAATTACGCTAA
- a CDS encoding alpha/beta hydrolase, whose amino-acid sequence MNIESSAENPALDVIERHPNKATRKPILFIHGANMSAWCWDEYFMPFFADLGHPTYAINLRGHGKSGGSAMLASNSIADYVNDIQRVIDEIGEPPILIGHSLGGLIIQKYIEKETVPASILMASVPVDGLIPSIIDLALNPTFYMQMNLGELIGTWFSPVDLTRKSIFAGHVNDDVVIRYCAEMQQGSPKALLDTLWLGLPTYKNPFEIPMLALSADEDTFFRPAHIRKTAKAYKADFINMKKMGHTMMIDAHWRESAETIQHWLEKNL is encoded by the coding sequence ATGAACATTGAATCCTCGGCAGAAAACCCAGCTTTAGATGTTATTGAGCGCCACCCTAACAAAGCGACTCGCAAACCCATCTTATTTATTCATGGTGCGAACATGTCTGCATGGTGTTGGGACGAATACTTTATGCCTTTTTTTGCAGACCTGGGGCATCCAACCTATGCCATCAATCTACGCGGCCACGGGAAAAGCGGCGGAAGCGCCATGCTCGCTTCAAATAGCATTGCCGATTATGTTAATGACATTCAACGAGTTATCGATGAAATTGGCGAACCCCCAATTCTGATTGGTCACTCCTTAGGTGGGCTGATTATTCAAAAATATATAGAAAAGGAAACCGTTCCTGCCTCCATACTGATGGCTAGTGTTCCTGTTGACGGTCTTATTCCATCAATTATTGATTTGGCCTTGAACCCAACTTTTTATATGCAAATGAACCTTGGCGAACTTATCGGCACGTGGTTTTCACCGGTTGATCTAACGCGTAAATCTATATTTGCTGGCCACGTTAATGACGATGTTGTAATCCGTTATTGTGCTGAAATGCAACAAGGCTCTCCAAAAGCTTTGCTTGATACCTTATGGCTTGGTCTGCCTACGTACAAAAACCCTTTCGAGATCCCGATGTTGGCGCTCAGTGCTGATGAGGATACTTTCTTTAGGCCCGCACACATCAGAAAAACAGCAAAGGCATACAAGGCAGACTTCATTAATATGAAAAAAATGGGGCATACCATGATGATTGACGCTCACTGGCGTGAAAGTGCTGAAACCATTCAGCATTGGCTAGAAAAAAACCTTTAG